The segment TAAGGACGAAAGAAATGGCAGATCTGCCAATCTATTTGGAATCGTCCCAGACAACCTGTTTGAAGATAGGTCCAACCATTCCAGACTTGTCAAATTCCCTATTGAGGTGGGGATACCACCATTAAGGTTATTATGAGAAAGGTTGAGCCCTTTCAGTAAGTTAAGCTTCCCAATAACCTTTGGAATCTCCCCTTCAAACTGATTGTTTGATAGATCAATGATCATCCACATGGTGAAAATTTTCACCAAATCCACATCTCGTCCTTTCAGAACAATTCCAATGGAATAGGTATAGAAGGCACTACCTCCCTGAACATACACCCCCATGTACGACACTGTACTACCAATCGTCTCTAGATTTATGATAGCCTTGAAGCTGTTGATGTATCTCACTGGTAGGGGTCCAGAAAAATAATTACTTGAGAGATCAAAAATTTGGATTTTAGAGAAAACAGGGCTAGACTTGGAGCTATTGACACACAAGGAACCATGCATATGATTTGACTTCAATACAAGAACTTGTAGCTGTGGAAGACTTCCCAACCAATGAGGAAATGTATCATTGATCTTGTTGTTACCAAGATCTAGCACTTCCAGACCATTACAATTAAGGATGGATGGTGTTAAAGGCCCTTCTAACAGATTTCCATTTAAGTTCAAATTACTCAATTGGCATCCCTTTGCAAATGTTGGAGGAATCGTCCCATAAAACTTGTTCTTCTTCAGATTCAAGAATTCAAGGCTGTCGCTCAAATTTCCTAAACATCGCGGAATTGTTCCACTCAAGTTATTGTGGGACAAATCAAGAATTTGAAGAGAAGTGACATTGCAGATTAAAGAAGAGACCTCTCCATTGAAACTATTATTTGAGATCAGAAAGGTATTGATCGACGAAGCTGGAATCGGAAGATTTCCACGGATCAAATTGGAGCTTAAGTCAAGAACTGCAATATTCTTCCATGAAAATTGCTTAACTTCTGTCAAAGAGTTATGAGATACATTTAAGTAAGTCAAAGAGTCATTCCCCACCTCTTGCATCCACTGTGGAATCTTGCCTTCAATTCTGTTGTAAGAGAGGTCTAAGCTTCCCAAACTTTTAAGCCCTTTCAAAAAATGGGGGAATTCACTAAGATTGCAAGATGAAAAAAATAAGCCTGTAAGATTAGGCAATATATGGTTAACACTAGAAATGCTATTAGATGTTAAGGATAGGCTGTTATATGAAAGGCCAAGATAATTGAGATTTGAAAGGTTTGAGAACATGCTCAACTCTATGACACCATTAAGATTATTTGAGGATAAAATAAGGTCGGTAAGATTGAGAAGTTGGGATATTGAAGATGGAAGAGGACCTTGGAGTTTATTATTTGCTATATCTAAATATTCTAGTGATTTGGATTGGAATTCTTTGATATGCCCACTGAATTGATTTTGAGAGAGTTCCACTACCTTTAAGGAGGGAGCAGTATACAACCATGACGGAAGTGTTCCATTGAGTAAATTGTCatataagtataaatattttaGATTAGGAAAAGCGGCTACCTCATCTGGAATGGAACCTTCTAATGAATTTTGAGCTATATCCAAGAATTCAAGCTGCGTTAGGTTTGGAATTGATAATGGAATTTGTCCACTTAATTGGTTGTCTGACAAGTCTAAATGAGTGAGTTGCAAGAGGTTCCCCAATGATCTTGGAATTTGTCCAGTCAATTGGTTGCCTCTTAAGTTGAGGAAATTGAGGTTTGGCAAATCAAAAATGTGTTTTTGGAATTTTCCTTGCAAATCACAATAAGCAAGACTGAGAGACCTTAGAGAAGAGGATAGATTCATAAAGACATGAGGATTAATAGAAGACATGTTGATTCTATTCAAAAACAGATGTCTGACCTCGGTTAGGTTGTGAACAAGTCCCTCCAGAGCATGTTGGTCAATTGTAAATTGCTCAGAGTCATAATTCCAAGATGAGAGATCAAGTGAAACCAATTTTGACAGAGGGGAGACTTGGGATGGGACCTCTCCTACGAAATTGGTGTGAGAAAGGTTGAGATATACTAGACTTTCAAACCGACCAAACTcagatggaattttggaaagatTAAAATCATTGTAGGCAAGGTTGAGTTTTTGAAGGTGAGGAAGAAGGACGAGAGTGGTATTGGAAGGGAAGTTGCCATATAGCCAACTGCAGCTCAAGTCAAGGGCAATCACATGAGCATTTAGGTGGTCACAAGTGACCCCATCCCATGAGCAGCAATCTGTACCCTCCTCCCATGAATATGTCTTGGGATAAGATTTAAGGCCAGCAATATCATCGCAATGCCAAGAAACATACTTTGTTATGGAAAAAGAGTTCTTAAACTGGATTAGTGAAGAGCAGGAATGAGATCTTGAAGAAGAAGCATAAAGATGGGGAAAGAAGAGAAATAGGCAGAGAAAGAGATAGGAGGCCATGTTATGTTTGTAGAGTAAGATGAAGGATAGGAATGGTATTTATAGGCAACAAATAATACAGTCTTTTTTGCTTTTACATTGAAAAGCTATGGATATTAGATGTtcaaaatttttgtatttttcacAATCATAAGCAACCACTTCCTTTTTACCATATATTTTTTATTCTTAAAACTGGAtgcttttaaatttaaaaaaaaaattcaaaaaaaaactaAATGCTTTCTTTTTAGTAAAATCTTGTATTTCATTTGAGCTCCCTAAACAACTAAAAAAATTAAGATTGATAGATTATAAAGTAGATTGACTTAGGGCGGGTTTGGATGGGCGATTGGGTGTCGTGCGGTACATTTAGCTTACTTTTTATTTCACGCTACAATATagctacagtatctaatctcactgccatcgctatttttacactaaccgcaaGAAAACGCACCGCCAATCCAAACTCACATTTAATCTTCTTCCCTATAACACATAAAGAATATGTGTATCTCACTTGACTGTCAACCAAAGCTAATTAATGTGGAAATTATTTTTCACACAAAAGAATAAAATTGTGCTCTATTCACTACGTTTGAGGAAGAAGACTGCTGAAAATTTAATCCACATATTCCATAAGtgtatactatatatatatatatatatatatatatatatatataacctcaTAATTCAAATCTAAAATCTTATTTATTGTAATAAATTTATTTGGGAATAGTTATTTTTCATTCgttaattatttctttttaatcaagtaaaaaattaaaaccaaaaatacataatgatttatttggcaTTTTTAACTTTACAAATAAAAAGTCATTTTagcttttcatttatttatttatttatttatttatttatttgtttgtttgtttgtctCTTTTAGCCTTGAAACTTGTACGGTTTgttaaatcatccaaaaaaaatgatgaaaaaattAACATTTGTTAACTAACAAAACTAGCACCTATGCGGCTGATGTTGACCGTTAATAGTTGATGGTAACACCTACGTGACTGTTAATAAATATTACACCAACACTATTTGTTGACGTGACAATGCCATATGATCAATAATTGCTAACATGGTAGCGCCATGCCATCACCCATTGGTGACATATTAACCTTTGAGTTCAACTCAAATTACTCTTTCCTTAGTTATAAATTAAGAGTATAACTAATTTTGATGGGAATGGTTACTTTCATTAACTCAATTTAAAGGATTTAACACTTAAAGTTTAGTCCTATTACAGAATTCACATGCAATATGGGACATTTACATTATGCAgaattcaacacatatataggAATTTTTGTATTTTCATAATCATCGTGTTGTTAGTGATCAACAACCACTTCCTTTTCATCATATATTTTTCATTCAGAAAATTGATTACCTTTTTTTACCAAAATTTTGTATTTCATTTTGAACtccccaaaaaaataaaataattaacatTCATGAGATTACAAAGTCTTATTCCTTATAACACGTCAAGTTTGGTCCCAAATTATCTTCCACACAAAAGAATAAAGAGGAAGAAGACTGCTACAAATTTAATTACCGATTGTCTATTGACCATACTTTAGGGCCGCAAAAAAAAGACTAAGACTATCAATTGTCTATTGACTTCACACTTGCTGTTGCTTCCTCCTATCTCTCTCACCCAATCTTAATTTACAAGCAATGTGGAAATTTCGGACATTTGCCCCACAATGTACACTACTTCCACACCATTTGCAGTATTCACTACGTTTACTTGAGGGAAAACAAAGACATGAATGCTGGAAATTTTAACTAGTTTGTACGGTCACTGAAGCTACCTCAATGCCATTAAGGATATCAATTCCTGTAATTGGATTAATCTCATCGTTGCTGCAATATTTTGACAGTATATTCGAACGTTAAATATGTTACTCTGCAATGCTATTGTAAATATTACTGTTAAATTTGTTGATAGATATATAGGTGTGGCACAAAATTAAGAATACACAAAGGCAAGTTGAATTATTCCATGTGTGAACTTCTGCAACATAAATGCATATGGCACAAAGGCTCAAACCATACCTTATGTTCATGAATTCTCATCATCACATGTTTATAAATGCAACTCAAACTTGAATAATTGAAATTCTTTTGTAATTctaaatgtatttttttttatggTGAGCAGTATAATGTTTACTaaaaattgaaattcaagaaAGAAGACATACATAGTTGCACCATACAAGATGTTACACTCGAACTAAACCCTTACAAATAGTACGAAATGCAATGAAATACAGAGGAATTGGTACAATCATAAAAACAGACACATACCAATGCAACTTTTCACCATAGGAAAAACATTCTGACAGACTACTAAACCAGAAATTATGAAGACACAGCAGAAATGCTTTAACTTCATTTGCACCAACTAGATCCTTCTTCATCCATTGATGCGATTGCTCTATTTTGGCTTTCTTCTTCGCCTCTTCTCATGTTGGTCTTCAACCAAATTCACAAACCTTTTCGCCTTACCGGTTTGGAAAACAGCACATCCCATGGCCATTCCAAACACTACCCCGCATCCATAACCTATCAACAGTACTTTCCAACCAAAAGCAATGTTTGCTTTTGAGCCATCCTTTTCCAGCACATTTGGAGGTGGTGTCTCATTGATGCTGCAACCTTTGGAGACTGGAAACCCACATAGTCTCTGCTTCCTTCATATGAATTGTTTCCAAATGTGTTGAACTGTTTGCCTTGAGGAATCTGACCATGGAGTTGATTTTCAGAAACGTTTAAGAAGGAAAGAAATGCCAGATCTGCCAATATCTCTGGAATTAACTCAGTTCAAAAGACTATATAACTCGTAAAGTTTGGTCCAAGAGTTGCAGCGTCTATTGACTTCAACTCTTGCTATTACCTCAAGAAGAAAGACTGCTACAATTCTATCATCTTTAAACCAGCAATTTAAAAGCAATAAGGGCATCAGATCCACCAATTTATGTTTGAATTCATTCATCATGCAGGTCTGCTATGTTCTATTATTGGAAAAAATCTTGAAAGGAGACAACCTCAAATTTAAAGACAACAAATGAGAAAGAACATGCACCAACAAAGAATCGATTATTGTTTTGTATTTGGTAAATACAATTTGAGTTAAATAATCAAGAATGGTAGTGAATAAATAAGGAAATACAATGTAGATTCAGAACCACAATAAATCATATTAAGCTCATGAGTTTAAAATATATATCTCTGCAGCTTGATTGTCTTGTTAGCTATAAACATAACCTGTTAATTCCATCATTAATACCATTAGATATATTTCGATGGGGGAGATTTTTTAGTAGGAAAACAGTTGAAGTCATtcaaaaagacataaatagctgcAACTATGTAAGAGTACATTGAGAATAGATCTTTACACGTTATTGAAATACTATACTAAAAGATAAAGACATATAGCTAAACGTTAGACAcaccataaaaatatatatatgaaaatacaaCAGAAATGCTTGAACATCATTTGCTCTGCCTAATCCTTCTTCCTCCATTGCTGCGATTCCCGGTCATTGGCTCTCTTCTCTGCCTCTTCTGAATATGATCTTCAACCAAACTCACTATCCACTTTGGCTTACCAGTTTGGAAAATAACATATCCCACGCCCAATCCTAACACCACTCCACATCCATAACCCAATAACCCTACTTTCCACCCAAAATCAATGTTTGATTTTGATCCACCTTCTTCTGATAAGTTTGAAGGTGGTGGTAGCTCATTATTGTTGCAATCACTTGACAATGGAAAACCATGTAATCCTTTGTTGCCTTCATAGGAAGTATTTTCAAAGGTATTGAATTGTTTTCCTTGAGGGATGCACCCAACCAATTCATTCATTGAAAGGTTTAACATAGAAAGAGCCATCAAATTTAGCAGTTCTCTTGCAATCCTTCCTCCCAGCTTGTTTGGAAACCATATAATTCTTTGACTTTTTTCTTCGCCTCTTCTCATTTTGGTTTTCAACCAAATTCACCAACCATTTCGGCTTACCAGTTTGGGAAACAACATATCCCACCGACATTCCGAGCACTATTCCGCATCCATAACCTATCAACACCACTTTCCAACCAAAAGCAATGTTTGATTTTGAGCCATCTTTTTCAAGCACATTTGGAGGTGCTGGCTCAATGATGTTGCAAACTTTCGAGACCGGAAACCCGCATAGTCCCTTATTTCCTTCATATGAATCATTTCCAAATCTATTGTATTGTTTTCCTTGAGGAATCTGACCATGGAGTTGATTTTCAGAAACATTTAAGGACGAAAGAAATGGAAGATCTGCCAATCTATTTGGAATCGTCCCAGACAACCTGTTTGAAGATAGGTCCAACCATTCAAGACTTGTCAAATTCCCTACTGATGTGGGGATCCTACCATTAAGGTTATTATGAGAAAGGCTAAGCCCTTTCAGTAAGTTAAGCTTCCCAATAACCTTTGGAATCTCTCCTTCAAACTGATTGTTTGAGAGATCAATGATCATCCACATGGTGAAAATTTTTTCCAATTCCATATGGGTTCCTTTCATAATAATTCCGATGGAATAGGTATAGAATCCACTATGGATAGAAGCATACTTCAAGCCCATGTATGACCTTGCACTACCATTTTTCTTGAGATTTATGATAGCCTTGAAGTTGTTGATGTATCTCACAGGTAGTGGCTCAATGATGTTGCACAAATATCTCAATTTGATTTGATTATAATCAATTTGATTAGATTCTAATTAAACTGATTTAAAGGCACCTTTAATGCAGATTTGTATCtttattcatgaaaattttaaaaatttctttatATTGAATGCCTATAAAAGTCTCAAGAATTCTTGagaattttttccaaaattattgcTGCAGTCTCCATATAACCAACCCTTTTACTGCTAActtgtaaaaaaattatgaaaatacaaCAGAGATCATTGAGGCATTTGGTTCTCCTTTAGCGAGCAGTAGCAAAGATTATTGAGACTAAGTTCAAAGTCATGAAAGAAGATATAAACAACAGCACCATACAAAATGTTACACTCAAACAAACCATTACAGATAGTACGAAATGCAATGAAAGACGGAGGAATTGGTACAATAATAAAGACAGACAGATACCAATGCAACCCTTAACCATAGGCAAATACAACACTAATTCTTGAACATCATTTGCAGTAATTAGATCCTTCTTCGTCTATTGCTGCGATTGCCTTTCTTTGACATTCTTCTTCGCCTCTTCTCATGTTGGCTTTCAACCAAATTCACCAACCATTTTGGCTTACCGATTTGGAAAACAACATATCCCACCGACATTTCGAGCACTATTCCGTATCCATAACCTATCAACACCACTTTCCAACCACAAGCAATGTTTGATTTTGAGCCATCCTTTTCAAGCACATTTGGAGGTGCTAGCTCAATGATGTTGCAACCTTTCGAGACCGGAAACCCACATAGTTCCTTATTTCCTTCATATGAATCATTTCCAAATGTGTTGAATTGTTTTCCTTAAGGAATCTGACCATGGAGTTGATTTTTAGAAACATTTAAGGACGAAAGAAATGGCAGATCTGTCAATCTATTTGGAATCGTCCCGGACAACCTATTTGAAGATAGGTCCAACCATTCAAGACTTGTCAAATTCCCTATTGAGGTGGGGATACCACCATTTAGGTTATTATGAGAAAGGTTGAGCCCTTTTAGTAAGTTAAACTTCCCAATAACCTTTGGAATCTCCCCTTCAAACTGATTGTTTGATAGATCAATGATCATCCATGTTGAAGTTAGTTCCCATGCAGCCCATGCAGATTCAAGCACGTGAAAATTAATGCACTTATGTTATCCGGGTAAAGTATGTGCAAGAATTCATACACACAAGTTACCCGGGTAAAATACATGCAACCTGAAGGGGTTGATGCTTCTTTTTCTGTCTCGATTACATTTTGTTACCGTTTAACTATGCTTTTGTAATCTAGTTCATTTTGAACTTAGTTTAGTTTATGTTTGATGTAATTTGATGGTGATAGAGCTGATCACCAGCTTTGTTTATGTTTGCAAGCAAAATCACCTAGTCCCTATGTAACTAGAGGAGTTACGTAGTGTTTAGGTAAAGGATTTGTTAATCTTTTGACCAGCCAAATAactggtatatgtaatggctttaTGCCAATGTTTCAAATGAATGAAATCATCAGATTTTCTTCCATATGCTCCATCTTTCTTTGCCTTCTAAAATCTTCTAAGTTCTGTTCTTCATTCTTGACAGTAGCTAAAAGCTTGAACTCCAAGCatttttccttcatattttaTCCGGGTATAACACGTTCTTCTTAGGTGCTTCTGTTTGAAATTCTTACTTTACCCGGTTAAAGTGTGTCAAAAACCTAACAATTGGTATCAAGAGCTTTCATCTTAGAGGACCTGTTAAATGGCTTCATCAGGCTTTTCTCCTGCTGCACCACCAGTCTTTAATGGTGAAGGGTTCCACATATGGCAGGTTAAGATGAGGACTTACCTGTAGGCCTTCGATCTGTGGGAAGTTGTCAACACAGATGCTGAGCCAGCTCCACTTAGAGCCAACCCAACAGTGGCTCAAATCAGAGAACATGCAGATGAGAAGACCAAAAGGCACAAGGCCATGTCATGCATTCAGAACTGTGTTTCTGATGTTATTTTCACCAAAATCATGGCTTGTGAGACTCCCAAGCAAGCCTGGGACAAGCTCAAGGAGGAGTTCCAAGGCACTGAAAGAACTAGGCAGCAGCAGTTACTAAACTTGAGAAAAGATTTTGAAAATCTCAAGATGAAGGAAGAAGAGACAGTAAAGCAGTACTCAGACAGGATAATGGCTGTGGTCAACAGCATAAGATTGCTAGGAGAATAGTTCAATGAGGCAAGAATTGTGGAGAAAGTACTCTCAACATTGCCTGAAAGATATGAGGCAAAGATCTCATCTTTAGAGGATTCGAGAGACCTGGCAACAATCTCCCTAACTGAGCTCATTAATGCCCTCTATGCTCAGGAACAAAGGAGAGCCAGTAGAATGGAGGAGCACCAGGAGGGAGCTTTTCAAGCCAAAGCTAAAGCAACCTCAAGTACCACTGCCTATAAGGGCAAGAAGAACTGGAAAAACAGGTCTAAGCCTGATGCTGCAAGTGGAGGAGATCGACTCTGCAGATTTTGCAAAAGACCTGGTCATCCAGAGGCCAGATGCTAGTTCAGACCAGATGCTGTGTGTCAACACTGCAAAAAGAAAGGCCATGTTAAAAGGGTCTGCAAAGAAAAAGGCAGACCTGGCCAAAACCAACAACACAAGGCTGAGGCTCGGGTAGCTGAAGAAGGCAGTGATAATGAGGAGCAAGTCTTTGTAGTCTCCTGTTCAGCTGCTCAGAAGAAAGACTCAAATGGTTGGCTCCTTGACAGTGGCTGCACCAACCATATGTCATCAGATGCAGCTATTTTCAAGTCCTTAGACAGAAGCTGTAAAATACAAGTTAAAGTTGGCAATGGCCACTTTATCAAGGCAGAAGAAAAGGGAGATGTGGTTATTCACACTCCAACAGGTAACAAAATCATTTCAAATGTTTTGTTAGTTCACAAATTAATGAAACACATTAAGTATAGCTCGATTAGTTGAAAAAGGCTATCTGGTGGTGTTCAAAGGAAATGAATGTCGATTAGTGATCCAAGTGGATCCATGCTCATGTCGATAGCCATGACGAGAAAAGAGCTTTGTTGTGGACTGGAATAAAGGCTTTGATAATGCCTATGCTGTTTCTTCTGAAGACTCCAAGCTTTGGCACCAAAGGCTTGGGCATGCCAACTTTAAGTCTATGGCTCAGATGGTCAGTAAGGAAATGGTTGAAAACTTCACCAAGACAGTTCAGAATGAAGATGTTTGTGAAGTCTGTCAGATGGGAAAGCAAGTTAGGCTTCCATTTCCTGCAAACACCGCCTGGAGAGCATCAAGCAAGCTGGAACTAGTGCACACTGATGTTTGTGGCCCCATGAGGACTGAATCACTTAGTGGCAACAGGTACTTTATTCTCTTCATTGATGATTTTACCAGATACTGCTGGGTTTATTTTTTGAAGCATAAGTCTGAGGTTGCTCA is part of the Gossypium arboreum isolate Shixiya-1 chromosome 5, ASM2569848v2, whole genome shotgun sequence genome and harbors:
- the LOC108487959 gene encoding receptor like protein 28-like, with the protein product MASYLFLCLFLFFPHLYASSSRSHSCSSLIQFKNSFSITKYVSWHCDDIAGLKSYPKTYSWEEGTDCCSWDGVTCDHLNAHVIALDLSCSWLYGNFPSNTTLVLLPHLQKLNLAYNDFNLSKIPSEFGRFESLVYLNLSHTNFVGEVPSQVSPLSKLVSLDLSSWNYDSEQFTIDQHALEGLVHNLTEVRHLFLNRINMSSINPHVFMNLSSSLRSLSLAYCDLQGKFQKHIFDLPNLNFLNLRGNQLTGQIPRSLGNLLQLTHLDLSDNQLSGQIPLSIPNLTQLEFLDIAQNSLEGSIPDEVAAFPNLKYLYLYDNLLNGTLPSWLYTAPSLKVVELSQNQFSGHIKEFQSKSLEYLDIANNKLQGPLPSSISQLLNLTDLILSSNNLNGVIELSMFSNLSNLNYLGLSYNSLSLTSNSISSVNHILPNLTGLFFSSCNLSEFPHFLKGLKSLGSLDLSYNRIEGKIPQWMQEVGNDSLTYLNVSHNSLTEVKQFSWKNIAVLDLSSNLIRGNLPIPASSINTFLISNNSFNGEVSSLICNVTSLQILDLSHNNLSGTIPRCLGNLSDSLEFLNLKKNKFYGTIPPTFAKGCQLSNLNLNGNLLEGPLTPSILNCNGLEVLDLGNNKINDTFPHWLGSLPQLQVLVLKSNHMHGSLCVNSSKSSPVFSKIQIFDLSSNYFSGPLPVRYINSFKAIINLETIGSTVSYMGVYVQGGSAFYTYSIGIVLKGRDVDLVKIFTMWMIIDLSNNQFEGEIPKVIGKLNLLKGLNLSHNNLNGGIPTSIGNLTSLEWLDLSSNRLSGTIPNRLADLPFLSSLNVSENQLHGQIPQGKQFNTFGNDSYEGNKGLCGFPVSKGCKIIEPAPPNVLEKDGSKSNIACGWKVVLIGYGCGVVFGMAMGYVVFQTGKLRWLVNLVENQHEKKRRRKSKKGNRNNRRRRI
- the LOC108487958 gene encoding receptor-like protein 9DC3; amino-acid sequence: MGLKYASIHSGFYTYSIGIIMKGTHMELEKIFTMWMIIDLSNNQFEGEIPKVIGKLNLLKGLSLSHNNLNGRIPTSVGNLTSLEWLDLSSNRLSGTIPNRLADLPFLSSLNVSENQLHGQIPQGKQYNRFGNDSYEGNKGLCGFPVSKVCNIIEPAPPNVLEKDGSKSNIAFGWKVVLIGYGCGIVLGMSVGYVVSQTGKPKWLVNLVENQNEKRRRKKSKNYMVSKQAGRKDCKRTAKFDGSFYVKPFNE